The following DNA comes from Synergistales bacterium.
GCCGGTGCTGGTGGTCTGGCTGGGCTTCGGGATGGCGAGCAAGGTCTTCATGGCGGCGCTGATCATCTTTTTCCCCATCACCGTCAGCCTGCTCCAGGGGTTCAAGAGCTGCGGCCGGGAGTACCGGATGCTCTTCCGGCTTATGGGCGCTTCCTTTAGCACCCAGCTGCGGCTGCTCTTCTGGCCCTGGGCGCTGCCCTACTTCTTCGCCGGGTTGCGGGTGGGCGTGTCGGTGGCCACCATCGGGGCGGTGATCGGCGAGTGGGTGGGTGCCAAGCAGGGGCTGGGCTACCTGATGATCCAGGCCAACGCCCGCCTGCAGGTGGATCTGGTCTTCGCGGCCATCCTCTACCTTTCTGTCATGGGGCTGGGGCTCTGGATGCTGGTGGGGCGGCTGGAGCGCGCCTGCGTCCGGTGGAAGGGCTGACAGGGCATATAATGGAAAGGAGTCGATAGACATGCATCTCCCAGACAGCTACGCCATGCGGAAC
Coding sequences within:
- a CDS encoding ABC transporter permease; this translates as MLSLLLLVVFAALWEAACRFYQLPDFILPAPSDVLAAAVTRAPLLFTHALTTVAEIVLGILLALAAALPLAVAMFGLPALERALSPLLVASQAIPVFALAPVLVVWLGFGMASKVFMAALIIFFPITVSLLQGFKSCGREYRMLFRLMGASFSTQLRLLFWPWALPYFFAGLRVGVSVATIGAVIGEWVGAKQGLGYLMIQANARLQVDLVFAAILYLSVMGLGLWMLVGRLERACVRWKG